A part of Scophthalmus maximus strain ysfricsl-2021 chromosome 20, ASM2237912v1, whole genome shotgun sequence genomic DNA contains:
- the LOC118284568 gene encoding macrophage mannose receptor 1, with translation MDRRQKRLQQLLSFAVLLVCAHCQCQQGWREYETKCYFFSTDVKSWMEANAFCLEHNSNLMSIQDIHERLWVRTQISTEIYWMGLNDQVSEGVWEWSDGSPFIEYLSFWMPNQPDNWQNEDCGHVVGSSYGQWNDENCNIKRKYICKHVNPNPGPQCDLANGWRPHGSNCYKLKADVRKSWAAARHDCVLEGGDLVSIASAADEQYVTGTLDPSRFDLWLGLSTLKCNQISCEVEAGNSQFTWSDAQQVQYTNWAGGEPTVDAQSGSCSAIIKDASEEFGKWRSHVCRYERPYMCKRPLNTICPTGWMSFAGSCYWMVSNINLLTTWHEALTKCSDMGAHLLIINSQEEQFFINGNLPDFHQVDIPDIWIGLSDKDQDGDFKWVDKSLITFSNYGAGWPRNTAGLWDCGQIFTGNYDGKWETTSCFKSLGYICEMTGGQNPKPTSAPDSHCDPGYLLYRDFCYHFEGERVKTWQDAEAHCNSEQGHLTSFHSQEELSFLTAHMPGEAWVGLNDINIENQFVYTDGTPADFLLWEPHQPDNGQNNEDCVHLRGMTHTEAGKLNDDVCSSTKEYICKKAKGQGPPPQPPTSGPGWNAKCGSWMSDPFNDYCYLFNYLSMRKWAEARADCVNQGGDLVSVTDPFEQAFIQGVIQMSPTGIALWTGGHDSITEGGWEWTDGSPFRYIRWGAGNPDDYYGEDCLSIYINSGYWNDDNCDYNRGYICKRRGNTPEPPPPHDGFMTALVCQDSSAVLHCPHESVINIQSAFYGRQSADICPHLDESGGSCTVEGVLPEIRKTCDNRPYCFVYAHTEVDSCPAVSKYLEIVYSCEQKVCLHGLGVEDGNVTDSQLLASSSNGLFTPSKARLNGNSCWMPTGNPTSSWIQVNLGQTRKVTGIVIQGCPHNDHWLTKFKIQHSTDGRTWTDYTADGQFFPGSTDRNTPDTQLLGTPVSAQYVRILPLEFSGQAGLRFDVLGCTPDYAITCANKPNFNFANEKMTVHCPAGCANANYRVYGTSVYRGDSNICAAALHAGVILNNIGGDCTVLKAAGQDFYGGSTRNGITSRQYDGNYAVSYTFADGELRCSGPDWYEFGEFCYKPFGDRKTWHGARDTCRSLGADLVSVLSMTEQSWLESYMYMATSDVWIGLNDLFVPGMFSWSDEHMVTFTYWAPGEPNNHDGFTEDCVKMLHQTGRWNDMSCTELNTYICKTPKAHYPVPSVRPTVYGCPQGWDAYGYSCYWTEETARSWSDAKAFCTEQDGFLLHIGDVYEQAHFTVALSGKMGLWWLGLRARGGTAGGVDYIWDDGSPLTFTHWDRDQPNNEDGTCVAMTTGQIGGFWDDKQCSEKHAFICERHRPDITPPTKPPTPPPAQGCADGWTAQPHFRHCYRLFHNVDWSLRKSWGAAHEDCVARGANLVSIHSQEEEEFLSVYSKASSKWIGLKHNPTEGGYSWSDGTPLSHTNWGRGEPNDHDGREECVEMVSSTNGTYSWWNDLNCDAHQDWICMIAKGKNPILPPVPPPPVPAPECGTNVGWRKNNNICYYHNDTDIVDFQTAMMRCYAEKASLVSILNKEEQAYVNSMVGTGDVAAAWIGMRVAGIANAQYIWVDYSPVMYTHWGSGEPNNANGEEQCVQMNRQQGGWNDANCGRAGAGYVCKKFPGSDHTPPPPTQPWEGNCPEGWLRFKDKCFMFKGKKDDVKANWSHARSWCKDQGGELAVIDDQYENDFVSSYLRDLELPTWIGLSDLLSENQYAWSDGVSPVRYTNWNDKEPNNAGGAEHCVAMSHSPLVSGKWNDDACHKDHSFVCYRKKSSSIDPPPPTASPCPDGYVSWYQSCYKLMEEPASWDAAQTACEQQGGNLASVDMSYDQAFLAGAVLQGRADAWIGLRRKDDGSYAWTDGWPVFFTQWGPGEPSNIKDEGCVSMHASRVFHGTWNDTRCDVAKPFICKISSESPPPTPVPGDGKCLPFWVPYGRHCYYVYDEQQGFSWPDSRHYCQSIRAELVSLHSRAEVEFVRNLNYTKRHHIWIGLTRDRNFGWGWTDKTSVGFLNWAPGEPNAAFHPGDVAEESCVEMYADGRWNDNNCLQKRGFACRHHQYYTTDDGGNPVYPTDGPDVNHAGAIAGGIIAAVLISIAIAGILYYVFSVRGYKLSSMSLPTKNAIVVDVPAFNNPNFGGESDT, from the exons ATGGACAGAAGACAAAAGAGgcttcagcagctgctcagcTTCGCTGTTCTTCTTGTTTGTG cccaCTGTCAGTGTCAGCAAGGCTGGAGGGAGTATGAGACCAAATGTTACTTCTTTTCAACTGATGTAAAGTCATGGATGGAGGCTAATGCATTTTGTTTGGAGCACAACAGCAACCTGATGAGCATTCAGGACATTCACGAGAGG CTGTGGGTGCGAACACAAATCAGCACAGAGATCTACTGGATGGGCCTGAATGACCAAGTCTCAGAAGGCGTGTGGGAGTGGAGTGATGGGAGTCCTTTCATCGAATATCTGTC ATTCTGGATGCCAAACCAGCCCGATAACTGGCAAAATGAGGACTGTGGTCATGTGGTTGGATCCAGCTATGGACAATGGAATGACGAAAACTGCAATATTAAGAGGAAATACATTTGCAAGCATGTCAACC CTAATCCCGGCCCACAGTGTGACCTGGCAAACGGGTGGCGACCGCACGGCTCCAACTGCTACAAGCTGAAGGCGGACGTCAGGAAGAGCTGGGCGGCAGCCAGACATGACTGTGTGCTGGAGGGAGGAGACCTGGTGTCCATTGCCTCTGCAGCAGATGAGCAGTACGTCACAGGAACTCTGGACCCGTCACGGTTTGACCTCTGGCTTGGGCTTTCCACACTG aaatgcaaCCAGATTTCGTGTGAAGTTGAGGCGGGGAACAGCCAGTTCACCTGGTCTGATGCTCAACAAGTGCAGTACACAAACTGGGCCGGTGGTGAACCTACAGT TGATGCACAGTCGGGCTCATGTTCTGCAATAATCAAAGACGCATCGGAGGAATTCGGGAAATGGCGGTCGCACGTGTGCAGATATGAGCGTCCGTACATGTGTAAACGGCCACTGAACA CCATCTGTCCCACTGGCTGGATGAGCTTCGCTGGCAGTTGTTATTGGATGGTCAGCAACATCAATCTCTTGACCACCTGGCACGAGGCCCTCACCAAGTGCTCAGACATGGGCGCCCACTTGCTGATTATAAACAG TCAAGAAGAACAATTCTTCATCAATGGGAATCTCCCAGACTTCCACCAAGTGGACATTCCTGACATCTGGATCGGTTTATCAG ACAAGGACCAGGATGGAGACTTCAAATGGGTGGATAAGTCCCTGATTACATTCTCCAACTATGGTGCCGGTTGGCCCAGAAACACTGCAGGTCTGTGGGACTGTGGGCAGATCTTCACAG GGAATTATGACGGCAAGTGGGAAACGACCAGCTGCTTCAAGAGCCTGGGTTACATCTGTGAGATGACGGGTGGACAGAATCCTAAACCAACTTCAGCTCCTG ATTCCCACTGTGACCCTGGGTATTTGTTGTACAGGGATTTCTGCTATCATTTCGAGGGCGAGAGGGTGAAAACATGGCAGGACGCCGAGGCTCACTGTAACAGCGAGCAAGGTCACCTGACCAGCTTCCACTCACAGGAAGAACTGAGTTTCCTGACTG CTCACATGCCAGGGGAGGCCTGGGTGGGTTTGAACGACATCAATATTGAAAACCAGTTTGTGTACACCGATGGAACGCCTGCG GACTTCCTTCTGTGGGAGCCCCACCAGCCAGACAACGGGCAGAACAATGAGGACTGTGTGCACCTCAGAGGGATGACTCACACGGAAGCTGGGAAACTCAACGATGATGTCTGCTCTAGCACAAAGGAATACATCTGCAAAAAAG CCAAGGGACAAGGACCTCCTCCCCAGCCGCCAACATCTGGACCAG GGTGGAATGCGAAATGTGGTTCGTGGATGTCCGACCCTTTTAACGACTACTGCTACCTGTTCAACTACCTGTCAATGAGGAAGTGGGCGGAGGCTCGAGCCGACTGCGTCAACCAGGGTGGAGACCTCGTCAGCGTCACCGACCCCTTTGAACAAGCCTTCATTCAGG GTGTGATCCAGATGAGTCCCACAGGGATCGCTCTGTGGACAGGCGGCCATGACTCCATCACTGAGGGTGGCTGGGAGTGGACAGATGGCTCTCCTTTCAGATACATTCGCTGGGGTGCAG GTAACCCGGATGACTATTACGGTGAAGACTGCCTCTCCATATATATCAACAGCGGTTACTGGAATGATGACAACTGTGACTACAACAGAGGATACATCTGCAAGCGGAGAG GAAACACACCagagcctcctccacctcatgaTG GTTTTATGACGGCGCTGGTGTGCCAGGACTCGTCTGCCGTCCTTCACTGTCCACATGAAAGCGTCATCAACATCCAGTCTGCCTTCTATGGACGACAGAGTGCCGACATCTGTCCACACCTGGATGAGTCAGGAG GAAGCTGCACAGTGGAAGGAGTCCTTCCTGAAATAAGGAAGACGTGTGACAATCGACCCTACTGCTTTGTGTATGCCCACACGGAGGTGGACTCCTGTCCCGCGGTTTCCAAATATCTCGAGATCGTCTACAGCTGCGAACAAAAAG TGTGTCTGCACGGCCTCGGTGTCGAGGATGGAAACGTCACAGACTCCCAGCTCCTCGCTTCCTCCTCCAACGGGCTCTTCACTCCCAGCAAAGCCCGTTTGAATGGAAATTCCTGCTGGATGCCTACAGGAAACC CCACTTCGAGCTGGATCCAGGTAAACCTTGGCCAGACCAGAAAAGTGACAGGGATAGTGATCCAAGGTTGTCCTCACAATGACCACTGGCTCACTAAATTCAAGATCCAGCACAGTACGGACGGAAGAACCTGGACTGATTACACCGCCGACGGCCAA TTTTTCCCAGGTTCAACAGACAGGAACACTCCCGACACTCAGCTGCTGGGAACGCCAGTGTCAGCTCAGTACGTCCGCATCCTGCCGCTGGAGTTCAGCGGGCAGGCGGGCCTTCGCTTCGACGTCTTGGGATGCACCCCAGACT ATGCGATCACGTGCGCTAACAAGCCCAACTTCAACTTTGCCAATGAAAAAATGAC TGTCCACTGTCCGGCAGGCTGTGCCAATGCAAACTACAGAGTGTATGGCACGTCTGTATATCGTGGG GACTCAAATATCTGTGCTGCAGCGCTCCACGCTGGAGTGATTCTGAACAACATCGGAGGAGACTGCACTGTGTTGAAAGCTGCAGGACAGGACTTCTATGGCGGCTCGACCAGGAATGGCATCACCTCCAGACA ATACGATGGAAACTACGCTGTGTCGTACACTTTTGCAGATGGGG aGCTGAGGTGCTCTGGGCCTGACTGGTATGAGTTTGGAGAGTTCTGCTACAAACCCTTTGGAGACAGAAAGACGTGGCATGGCGCCCGGGacacctgcaggagtctgggAGCCGACCTGGTGTCCGTCCTGTCGATGACAGAGCAGAGCTGGCTGGAGAGTTACATGTACATGG CCACCAGTGACGTGTGGATCGGTCTGAACGACCTGTTCGTGCCCGGTATGTTCTCCTGGTCGGACGAGCACATGGTGACCTTCACCTACTGGGCTCCAGGGGAACCCAACAACCACGACGGCTTCACCGAAGACTGTGTAAAGATGTTACACCAG ACTGGCCGGTGGAATGACATGTCCTGCACAGAGCTCAATACCTACATATGCAAAACGCCCAAAGCACATTACCCAGTGCCTTCTGTGAGGCCCACAGTATATGGATGTCCTCAG GGGTGGGATGCGTACGGATACTCCTGCTACTGGACGGAGGAGACAGCCCGGAGCTGGTCCGACGCCAAGGCCTTCTGTACAGAGCAGGACGGCTTCCTGCTTCACATCGGAGACGT CTATGAGCAGGCACATTTCACTGTGGCACTGTCGGGGAAGATGGGTTTGTGGTGGCTTGGCCTGCGAGCCCGCGGAGGGACGGCCGGAGGGGTGGACTACATCTGGGACGACGGATCCCCTCTCACCTTCACTCACTGGGACAGAGACCAGCCAA ACAATGAAGATGGCACCTGTGTGGCTATGACAACGGGTCAGATTGGTGGTTTCTGGGACGACAAGCAGTGCTCAGAGAAACACGCCTTCATCTGTGAGAGACACAGGCCTGACATCACCCCACCCACCAAACCCCCAACTCCTCCTCCCGCACAGGGCTGTGCTGACGGCTGGACGGCCCAGCCTCACTTCAGGCACTGTTACAGG CTCTTCCACAACGTGGACTGGTCCTTGAGGAAGAGCTGGGGGGCAGCGCACGAGGACTGTGTCGCCAGAGGAGCGAATCTAGTGAGCATCCacagtcaggaggaggaggagttcctGTCCGTGTACAGCAAAGCCAGCAGCAAGTGGATCGGCCTCAAGCACAACCCCACGGAAGGAG GCTATTCTTGGAGCGACGGCACACCTCTGTCCCACACCAACTGGGGTCGCGGGGAACCGAACGACCACGACGGCCGAGAGGAGTGCGTGGAGATGGTGAGCAGCACCAACGGGACCTACTCCTGGTGGAACGACCTCAACTGTGACGCTCACCAGGACTGGATATGCATGATCGCAAAGGGAAAGAACCCCATCCTGCCCCCAGTACCCCCACCTCCAGTCCCAG CACCGGAATGCGGAACCAACGTGGGCTggaggaagaacaacaacatctgtTATTACCACAACGACACCGACATCGTGGACTTCCAAACGGCTATGATGCGCTGCTATGCTGAGAAGGCCTCGCTCGTCTCCATCCTCAACAAAGAGGAACAGGCCTACGTTAACAGCATg gtggGGACGGGGGATGTTGCTGCAGCCTGGATCGGAATGAGGGTGGCTGGCATTGCGAACGCACAGTACAT CTGGGTGGACTACTCCCCGGTGATGTACACCCACTGGGGCTCAGGTGAGCCCAACAACGCCAACGGGGAGGAGCAGTGTGTTCAGATGAACAGACAGCAAG GTGGATGGAACGACGCCAACTGTGGTCGGGCCGGAGCAGGTTACGTCTGCAAGAAGTTCCCCGGGAGCGACCACACCCCTCCCCCACCCACACAGCCCTGGGAGGGCAACTGCCCCGAAG GTTGGCTGCGGTTCAAGGACAAGTGCTTCATGTTCAAAGGGAAGAAAGACGACGTCAAAGCCAACTGGTCTCACGCTCGGAGTTGGTGCAAAGACCAAGGAGGGGAGCTGGCGGTGATTGATGACCAATACGAGAACG acttTGTGTCCAGTTACCTGAGGGACCTGGAGCTGCCCACATGGATCGGCCTGTCTGATCTGCTGTCAGAGAACCAGTACGCCTGGAGTGACGGGGTCAGCCCCGTGCGCTACACCAACTGGAATGACAAGGAGCCCAACAACGCAGGCGGAGCG GAACACTGCGTGGCGATGAGTCACAGCCCGCTCGTGAGTGGCAAGTGGAATGACGATGCCTGTCACAAGGATCACAGCTTCGTCTGCTACAGGAAGAAAT CGAGCAGTATCGACCCTCCACCCCCAACCGCAAGCCCCTGCCCGGACGGGTACGTCTCCTGGTACCAGAGCTGCTACAAGCTGATGGAGGAGCCGGCGTCCTGGGACGCGGCCCAGACGGCCTGCGAGCAGCAGGGGGGGAACCTGGCCAGCGTCGACATGAGCTACGACCAGGCCTTCCTCGCAGGAGCGGTGCTGCAGGGCAGAGCCGACGCCTGGATCGGCCTCAGGCGCAAG GACGACGGCTCGTACGCGTGGACCGACGGCTGGCCAGTGTTTTTCACTCAGTGGGGACCCGGCGAGCCGAGCAACATCAAGGATGAGGGCTGCGTGAGCATGCACGCGTCGCGCGTGTTCCACGGGACCTGGAATGACACCAGGTGCGACGTGGCCAAGCCCTTCATCTGCAAGATCTCCTCAG AGAGCCCGCCACCCACTCCCGTCCCGGGCGATGGGAAGTGTCTGCCCTTCTGGGTCCCCTACGGCCGCCACTGTTACTACGTGTACGACGAGCAGCAGGGCTTCTCCTGGCCCGACTCCCGACACTACTGCCAGTCCATCCGGGCCGAGCTGGTGTCGCTCCACAGCAGAGCGGAGGTGGAGTTCGTCAGGAACCTCAACTACACCAAGCGTCACCACATCTGGATCGGACTCACCAGGGACCGCAACT TCGGCTGGGGCTGGACGGACAAGACGTCCGTGGGCTTCCTCAACTGGGCCCCCGGGGAGCCCAACGCGGCCTTTCACCCCGGGGACGTGGCCGAGGAGAGCTGCGTGGAGATGTACGCCGACGGCCGCTGGAATGACAACAACTGCCTGCAGAAGAGAGGGTTTGCGTGTCGCCACCACCAGT ACTATACGACAGATGATGGCGGTAATCCTGTTTACCCCACGGATGGTCCAGATGTCAACC ACGCAGGAGCGATTGCCGGTGGCATCATCGCAGCGGTCCTGATTTCCATCGCGATAGCTGGAATACTGTACTACGTCTTCAGCGTCCGCGGCTACAAACTCAGCAGCATGAGTCTGCCAACGAAAAACGCCATTGTCGTCGACGTG CCCGCATTCAACAACCCCAACTTCGGAGGAGAATCAGACACATAA